The Ruegeria sp. YS9 genome contains a region encoding:
- a CDS encoding TRAP transporter small permease, with protein MSLWADIGAIFSAFLSQDSFEIQLALESDAAWIVGAVVAAIGGLLVMLIYRKVPLIERQLERSVMVYSYLAIALIIFWGVIDRFVFNDQEPWSTTIPPLLFMVMAWFGASYNVRLRTHLSFSEFRTAMPRGGQLACLFLDAVLWFIFAVIVIVTTSRLVALSASNFQIVLGTDNIMQWWFLLAAPLSFFLMVGRVFQNLADDLHNWKTGEPLIKQAVIGAD; from the coding sequence ATGTCACTTTGGGCAGACATTGGCGCAATATTCAGCGCTTTTCTCAGCCAGGATTCATTTGAGATACAACTCGCTCTGGAATCCGACGCCGCTTGGATCGTTGGTGCGGTCGTTGCCGCGATCGGGGGTTTGTTGGTCATGCTGATCTATCGCAAGGTGCCGTTGATCGAGCGTCAACTGGAACGTTCGGTCATGGTGTACTCTTATCTTGCTATCGCGCTGATCATTTTCTGGGGCGTGATCGACCGGTTTGTTTTCAATGATCAGGAACCCTGGTCCACGACCATTCCTCCGCTTCTGTTTATGGTAATGGCCTGGTTTGGTGCGTCCTACAACGTACGCCTGCGCACGCATCTGAGTTTCAGTGAATTCCGCACCGCCATGCCCCGTGGTGGGCAACTGGCCTGCCTGTTCCTGGACGCCGTGCTGTGGTTCATCTTTGCGGTGATCGTCATCGTGACCACCTCGCGGCTGGTGGCGCTTTCGGCTTCGAACTTTCAGATCGTTCTGGGCACGGACAATATCATGCAGTGGTGGTTCCTGCTGGCAGCACCATTGTCATTCTTCTTGATGGTCGGTCGCGTGTTTCAGAACCTCGCCGATGATTTGCACAACTGGAAAACAGGCGAGCCGCTGATCAAGCAGGCCGTGATCGGGGCAGACTGA
- a CDS encoding TRAP transporter large permease yields the protein MTDGTLVTLISLGVTFLFMLGVPVLLVIGYWVIGCSFVLGLTLDNMGAELLNVFNKGFALLAMPLFILTGDLINKSGIARRLSDFAYACLGWIRGGLAMASLGACGLFAAISGSNSATTATIGSMLHPEMVKGGYDERFSAATAAAGGTVGIIIPPSIIFIVYGFLMNLPISELFVAGILPGALMVIGMQVACWIICRMNGWGYLIPLQLNRVLKTAFGAWLGFFAIGLVLWGIYTGKFSPTEAAGVTVGFCVIAGLVSYPINRIMGARNDIPPTEKSFAEMFVVEGFTIPEIPSIVIRSAQITGILAPLIAISVVMQQILSLLGAQETIGNFVTSMGGYHAVLFTSMVIVFFSGMVLESLPVTIILAPILAPIAASVGIDPIHFSVIFLVGASIGFITPPYGLNLYVASGVTGVPYFRLLRYTVPYLVALLSVWILVSLVPGLALILLPNN from the coding sequence ATGACAGACGGAACACTTGTTACACTGATCTCGTTGGGGGTCACCTTTCTGTTCATGCTGGGCGTACCGGTGTTGCTGGTCATCGGTTACTGGGTCATAGGTTGTTCCTTTGTCCTTGGCCTGACGCTGGACAATATGGGGGCCGAACTGCTGAACGTCTTCAACAAGGGCTTCGCCCTGTTGGCGATGCCGCTGTTCATCCTGACCGGAGACCTGATCAACAAATCCGGCATCGCGCGACGGCTCAGCGATTTTGCCTATGCCTGCCTGGGCTGGATACGCGGCGGGCTTGCAATGGCGTCGCTGGGTGCCTGCGGGCTTTTTGCGGCAATTTCCGGGTCGAATTCGGCCACGACGGCGACCATCGGGTCGATGCTGCACCCCGAGATGGTAAAAGGCGGCTATGACGAACGGTTCAGCGCAGCGACCGCTGCTGCGGGCGGCACGGTCGGTATCATCATCCCCCCTTCGATCATCTTCATCGTCTATGGCTTTCTGATGAACCTGCCGATTTCCGAATTGTTCGTGGCCGGTATTCTGCCCGGTGCGCTGATGGTCATCGGGATGCAGGTGGCGTGCTGGATCATCTGCCGCATGAACGGGTGGGGCTATCTGATCCCACTGCAATTGAACCGGGTGCTGAAGACAGCCTTTGGTGCCTGGCTCGGCTTTTTCGCCATTGGTCTTGTGCTTTGGGGCATTTATACCGGCAAGTTCTCTCCGACCGAGGCCGCGGGTGTGACCGTGGGCTTTTGTGTCATTGCGGGGCTGGTCAGCTACCCGATCAACCGGATCATGGGGGCGCGGAACGATATTCCGCCAACCGAAAAGAGTTTTGCGGAAATGTTCGTGGTCGAAGGGTTCACGATTCCTGAGATCCCCTCAATCGTTATCAGGTCTGCGCAGATTACGGGTATCCTGGCCCCGTTGATCGCAATTTCGGTGGTGATGCAGCAAATCCTGTCCCTGCTTGGTGCTCAGGAAACAATCGGAAACTTCGTGACCTCCATGGGGGGCTACCATGCGGTTCTGTTCACATCGATGGTAATCGTCTTCTTCTCGGGCATGGTGCTGGAAAGCCTTCCGGTCACGATCATCCTGGCCCCGATCCTTGCGCCAATCGCGGCCTCGGTCGGAATTGATCCAATCCATTTCTCGGTCATCTTCCTGGTCGGGGCGTCCATCGGGTTTATCACGCCACCATATGGGCTTAACCTTTACGTTGCTTCAGGCGTGACGGGCGTGCCGTATTTCCGGTTGCTGCGCTATACGGTGCCGTACTTGGTGGCCCTGCTGTCGGTCTGGATATTGGTGTCGCTGGTGCCCGGACTGGCCTTGATCCTTCTGCCAAATAACTAG
- a CDS encoding IclR family transcriptional regulator, whose translation MAETDTKDRETQIPTNLRLLLILEEVARRGVAVKPSDLIDALGLAKPTIHRLLQTAEAEGFLQRDLDGRSYGPGRRLRLLSVNTMSAEHLRTARLAILRGVADEVGETCNLAIPDREGMIYLDRVETKWPLRIQLPIGTQVPFHCTASGKMYLSTLRPKTLNGFLSAGKLKQQTARSLTEPTALLSEIKITAERGFSTDDEEFMAGMVAIAVPVQDAQGRLVATLSVHAPTQRHDVGSLMSFLDTLRRGAEKLSLLLGE comes from the coding sequence ATGGCCGAAACCGACACAAAAGACCGAGAAACTCAGATTCCCACCAACCTGCGTCTGTTGCTGATCCTTGAAGAGGTGGCACGTCGCGGGGTGGCGGTCAAACCCTCGGACCTGATCGACGCATTGGGATTGGCCAAGCCCACAATCCATCGTTTGCTGCAAACGGCAGAGGCAGAGGGGTTTCTGCAACGTGATCTTGACGGGCGGTCTTATGGTCCGGGCAGGCGATTGCGGCTGTTGTCCGTGAATACCATGTCCGCCGAACACCTGCGGACTGCGCGTCTCGCCATCCTGCGCGGTGTGGCCGACGAAGTGGGCGAAACCTGCAATCTGGCGATCCCGGATCGCGAAGGCATGATCTATCTTGACCGGGTGGAAACCAAATGGCCGTTGCGGATTCAATTGCCGATCGGAACCCAGGTGCCGTTCCACTGCACGGCCAGTGGCAAGATGTACCTTTCCACCTTGCGTCCCAAAACTCTGAACGGGTTTCTGTCAGCCGGAAAGCTGAAACAGCAGACCGCCCGTTCTTTGACAGAGCCGACGGCCCTGCTGAGCGAAATCAAGATCACCGCCGAGCGGGGATTTTCCACCGACGACGAAGAATTCATGGCGGGCATGGTGGCGATTGCCGTTCCGGTGCAGGACGCGCAGGGCAGGCTGGTTGCCACGCTTTCAGTTCATGCCCCGACGCAACGGCATGATGTCGGCAGTCTGATGTCATTTCTCGACACATTGCGCCGTGGTGCAGAAAAACTGTCGCTGCTGTTGGGCGAGTAA
- a CDS encoding aldehyde dehydrogenase family protein codes for MTAQTTLANLDLTEAQLKGGTLKVTSPIDGSLLAEVHETPISDMDTIFSRAKAAFKEWRVVPAPRRGELIRLLGEELRAAKDDLGALVSWEAGKITSEGLGEVQEMIDICDFAVGLSRQLYGLTIASERPGHRMMETWHPAGPVGVISAFNFPVAVWSWNAALAIVCGDPVIWKPSEKTPLTALACQKIFERALARFGDAPDGLLQTLIGGADLGERLVASEDVPVISATGSTRMGRAVAPIVAQRFGKCILELGGNNAMIVGPSADLEMAVRAIVFSAVGTAGQRCTTLRRLIVHNSIREELVSRLKKAYSGLPIGNPLTDGTLVGPLVDEAAGAAMTAALKAAEAEGGSVFGGNRVTEGVPAGVYMEPAIVEMPGQTATVKTETFAPILYVMGYDDFDDAVELQNDVPQGLSSCVFTLNMREAEQFLSAAGSDCGIANVNIGPSGAEIGGAFGGEKETGGGRESGSDAWKAYMRRQTNTVNYSAELPLAQGVKFDI; via the coding sequence ATGACAGCCCAAACCACGCTTGCAAATCTGGATCTGACCGAGGCCCAACTGAAAGGCGGCACGCTAAAGGTCACGTCGCCGATTGACGGAAGCCTGCTGGCCGAAGTGCACGAGACGCCGATCTCGGACATGGACACCATCTTTTCCCGTGCCAAGGCCGCGTTCAAGGAATGGCGCGTGGTCCCTGCCCCGCGCCGGGGTGAACTGATCCGCCTGTTGGGTGAAGAGCTGCGCGCGGCCAAGGATGACCTGGGCGCATTGGTCAGTTGGGAAGCAGGCAAGATCACCTCGGAAGGTCTGGGCGAAGTGCAAGAGATGATCGACATCTGCGACTTTGCCGTCGGTCTGTCGCGTCAGCTCTATGGTCTGACCATCGCGTCCGAACGTCCCGGCCACCGGATGATGGAAACCTGGCACCCTGCAGGACCGGTCGGCGTGATCTCGGCCTTCAACTTTCCGGTCGCGGTTTGGTCGTGGAACGCCGCTCTGGCAATTGTTTGCGGTGATCCGGTGATCTGGAAACCGTCCGAAAAAACCCCGCTGACGGCGCTGGCCTGCCAGAAGATTTTCGAACGCGCCCTGGCCCGATTTGGCGATGCGCCGGACGGTCTGCTGCAAACACTTATCGGTGGTGCCGATCTTGGGGAAAGGCTGGTGGCCAGCGAAGATGTTCCGGTGATCTCGGCCACGGGATCGACCCGCATGGGCCGCGCTGTCGCCCCCATCGTCGCACAGCGCTTTGGCAAGTGCATTCTGGAACTGGGTGGCAACAACGCAATGATCGTCGGCCCTTCGGCTGATTTGGAGATGGCCGTGCGCGCAATTGTCTTTTCGGCGGTTGGTACCGCCGGTCAGCGCTGCACCACGCTGCGCCGCCTGATCGTGCACAACTCGATCCGCGAAGAACTGGTGAGCCGTCTGAAAAAAGCCTATTCGGGTCTGCCCATTGGCAATCCTCTGACGGACGGCACGTTGGTTGGGCCGCTTGTGGACGAAGCGGCGGGCGCGGCGATGACCGCAGCCTTGAAAGCGGCCGAAGCGGAAGGTGGTTCGGTATTCGGCGGCAACCGCGTTACCGAAGGCGTTCCGGCAGGCGTTTACATGGAACCTGCGATCGTCGAAATGCCGGGTCAGACAGCGACCGTGAAAACCGAAACCTTTGCACCGATCCTCTACGTCATGGGCTATGACGATTTCGACGACGCGGTGGAGCTTCAGAATGATGTACCGCAAGGCCTTTCATCCTGCGTGTTTACCCTGAACATGCGCGAGGCCGAGCAATTCCTGTCCGCGGCCGGATCCGATTGCGGCATTGCCAACGTCAATATCGGGCCCTCAGGGGCAGAGATCGGTGGCGCCTTTGGCGGAGAGAAGGAAACCGGCGGCGGGCGCGAAAGCGGTTCGGATGCATGGAAAGCCTATATGCGCCGCCAGACCAATACCGTGAATTACTCAGCCGAACTTCCACTGGCCCAGGGTGTCAAATTCGACATCTGA
- a CDS encoding saccharopine dehydrogenase family protein produces the protein MSWNVCVVGAGKIGQMIATLLKGSPNYSVTVADHDLKALGDISKMGIGTRQIDANDADGLARELTGFDAVISAAPFFLTPSIAKASKTAGAHYFDLTEDVAATNAVRELAGNSATAFMPQCGLAPGFVGIAGASLAAEFDEIDSLHMRVGALPLYPTNALKYNLTWSTDGLINEYCNPCDAIVNGKLVKTAPLENYEVLGHDGVEYECFNTSGGLGTLPETLEGKARDVSYRSIRYPGHCDILKLLLNDLGLERRRDLLKEIFEAALPRTDQDVVLVYCTAKGKIDGVLREKSLINKSFARTINGQIWSAIQVTTAAGVLGVVDLMRIGALPSKGFVRQEQVKLGDFLNTEFGQLYRAGDVTEQNKAA, from the coding sequence ATGTCCTGGAATGTGTGCGTTGTCGGCGCTGGAAAGATCGGGCAGATGATCGCAACCCTGTTGAAAGGGTCGCCGAATTACTCTGTGACAGTGGCAGATCATGATCTGAAAGCGCTTGGCGATATCTCGAAGATGGGCATTGGAACCAGACAGATCGATGCCAATGACGCGGACGGGCTGGCCCGGGAACTGACCGGTTTCGATGCAGTCATCTCGGCAGCGCCGTTCTTCTTGACCCCTTCGATTGCGAAAGCATCGAAAACGGCCGGCGCGCATTACTTCGACCTGACCGAGGATGTCGCGGCCACGAATGCGGTGCGTGAACTGGCCGGGAACAGCGCAACTGCGTTTATGCCGCAATGCGGTCTGGCACCAGGGTTTGTCGGCATCGCCGGGGCTTCGCTGGCGGCGGAGTTTGACGAGATTGACAGCCTGCATATGCGGGTGGGGGCATTGCCGCTTTATCCGACCAACGCGCTGAAATACAATCTGACCTGGTCCACCGACGGGTTGATCAACGAATATTGCAACCCATGCGATGCCATCGTGAATGGCAAGCTGGTCAAGACCGCGCCGCTGGAGAACTACGAAGTACTGGGCCATGACGGTGTGGAATACGAATGCTTCAATACCTCGGGCGGTCTGGGCACGTTGCCGGAAACGCTGGAAGGCAAGGCGCGGGATGTGTCCTATCGCTCGATCCGCTATCCGGGTCATTGCGATATCCTGAAACTGCTTTTGAACGATCTGGGACTGGAACGCCGCCGCGACCTGCTGAAGGAGATATTCGAGGCCGCCCTGCCCCGCACCGACCAGGACGTGGTGCTGGTATATTGCACCGCAAAGGGCAAGATCGACGGTGTGCTGCGCGAGAAATCCCTGATCAACAAATCCTTTGCCCGCACCATCAACGGACAGATCTGGAGCGCCATTCAGGTCACGACCGCCGCAGGCGTGCTGGGCGTGGTCGATCTGATGCGGATCGGAGCGCTGCCCTCGAAAGGCTTTGTCCGGCAGGAACAAGTCAAGCTGGGTGATTTCCTCAACACTGAATTCGGCCAGCTGTATCGCGCTGGTGACGTCACCGAACAGAACAAGGCGGCCTGA